gacatcatttttgcctaaatatcgcgggcgggcgtgccgagagaagcgattttggtGCATCTCCCATAAGAcccccatgtattgaaaattcaCAAATTTTCATTCGCAAAAAATCAATGAATTGCGTCGCGTCTtcaaaatgtgtcattccctagacAAACTCGAGGGGATcacgcctgtacctgtttcgtgtcgAAAGTTAGCGaagtttacgagaaccctgcgaacaaaaattcccccCGACTTTCTTAAGAAATGAGTCTGCCTTAAATTATGGAGTGTCCACCGGGTGGCCTGCATCTACCTCAGTTACGCAGTGTTTGTCGTCATTATATCACGCGCGAGTAGAAGTTCTACTGTAGaacgtagaagaagaagaacaggatGTTCTACGTCTCTGCAACACATCGCTGGAGCTAGGGATGCCAGACTCACGAGTAAGGACAGTTTGGTGATAATAACTTGTGTAAAAACTACCACAGCCTTTAAGCTATCTAAGTCGTTCCAATATGGTGTGTTTCCATAAGTCGTTTTCAATCAATTGCGGCTTTCTATTTTTAGCTATAGGCACGCATATACGCCCTTGGTATAAGAGCAATCTCTGTgctgtttttcgtttttcggatgtagttccgtatcgggaccactggctttttttaaagaaaagagaataaaaacaaaaataaaacgcttttacgtgaaagaggagctaattagtaacgaaactAAACAGGAATGATCCTcatatattgcgtgaaacgtataaaaattaaattttatcgcccgcTTCTTGAAGGCGgtccgccatctttactgaggatCTAGGCCGAGGCACATTCTCGACTGTTtactcgacgcccgcaccgcgtagtgcgtgcctggggacCCTCCCAATGTATAGAACCTTACCtagactaacctcactaaagtgaggtgatttagctcaattcaacgaccctacctcttgcaagatggcaagtttcgagTCCGTTAGGCTAGGCATTcacgtgtttctcctgcgctaaaagtgaatcagatggggttgttgaaatacatataaaaaaaacttctagtccacagaattttataattcttacatttttagattcagtatatgaccttcttccACTTCCATGCAATATTTATCTTCCTAACGCTTTCAcgaatttttaaaaacgagtggtcccgatagaGAACTACAccctctttatttttatttatttatttttttcttatctgcAAATTGTCCTCGGCGTGATTGCAATAGATTTCTGATGGTCGATTGTGCGAATATTGACATGAAACCACGCTGGCTACGTGTTTCAACAGAGGCGTCTGGTGCCAACGCCATCGGAGCAGTTCGAAGTGAGAAATCCTGCAAGGCAAATCCCTTATACTGCGCTTTTGACCATTGCTGTCCTATGGGGAACAGTCATCTTTGCTCCGGTCGCGTACTTCTGGTTGGGTCTCTACCTTCACGGGGCTACCGATGAACCACGGGTAAGCTTACACTTCGTTACAATTCGATGCATTCGAGCGAGATCGATAAGTAGCAGTACTCGAGATTTGTTTCCGAATCTGTACTGTATTGACTCTACTTTACAAAAAACATCCATTGAGGCTAGGGTTCGAGATCCCAAAATATCGGGATTAAAACTCACAAGGATCCTTCAGGTCTTCGAGACCGCACGGAATATTGTAGATATTCCCTTTCTCGCTTTTGATTTCCATAAATACCTTGCTTTCAatgtgaaaagaaaacaaattgaAATAGTCTTTCCAGAAGACTAGACCCGGCCACTCCAAACCAGAACATACAGTTACTATGGAATAATTAAAAGAGAACAGCAAAACGCATCAATAGTATCCCGGGGTTATGAAGGCAGCTCGTGATTCGGAGCCCTACTTGAGACTGAGGCAAACACTGAGGGAATAAACACAAGACATCGACTCAGATTCACCAACAAACATTTAATTCAGTCAAACAAGGAGTATGTATCGGGGAGGAAGATGGCATATGAGTTGGTGTCTTATGTTGTGCTCCCCGGCTCGTTTTTGCCTCAGCCTGAAGGAATGTTCGTTCCAGTAAACAGAAAGCAGAGAAAGCAGTGTGCTATCGTGGAGCCTCTCACAAGACTGCTGAATGCACGCATCAAGGTTTGTACCAGCAAGAGTCAAAGCAGTACATCGAATACATGCCGCTTTGGCCAAGAAAAGGGCGCGTTGCTGGCATCGCCTGAAGATCGCgacatcgtaacgccgtccgtgctcgtgcaatgagcggcgttacgatgctgcgatcttcagGCGATGACACCAATGCGCCCCAGGTTTATTCTGCGAATTGCAATATGAGGCATGAAAATAACGGGGAATGGTGCTCAATCTCTTTTTCTGAAATTTGGGTAGCCCCGCCGAACTATACGGACCAGAAAAAGCGTGTCGGAATGCAGCTTCGCTTAGCTGCCTCATTGAGAAACCTCCCTGCAACACGATAACCATCCTGATATCGAGCGTTAGTTTggttttctatttttgtttcgTTAATTTAGGAAGTAACAACGGCGGACATCTGGAGTGTATATATGGGCATCGAAAATACAGAAGCGTCCCACCCAAGTGACAGTGGAGGAATTACACAAGCTGTAAACAAGACATCTTCCATCGGAACCAATACGAAGGCCTCCAGTCAGCCGTCAAGTCCGTCAACAGAGTCACCCACTCAGTCTAGGCGATTTTCCGCAAAGCTCAAGGCTACGCCTGCACGGACAATTCCTCCCACCGTTCGTGTACGAACAGTCCCTGGTACCACTCCGACGTCAACCAGCAGGAGGAGGATCAGAACACTTTCTTCAAAGCACGCGACGATACGAACCTTTAGAACTCGCCGCACTGTCCACACGTCAACGGGAAGACGGAGACGGAGCACTCGGAGTACTCGGAGCACGACCCCGTCAATTGAAGAGTTACCCACGTACACGGGTGATTTCGACATTGAGGAACCCGATTTTATggtgaggagctatcccatcccTGTGAAGCAAGCAGGCGTCATCTTCTCCACAGTGACTTCTTTATTGCGGCTGCAGCTGAATAATTCGACGTAACGACTTCAGGAGAAGCCGCGGTCAACGAATATGTATTGTGCATGTTTCATATTACCTTATACAGAGAATGTGACTTTGTTCTATAAATAGCGGTTCCAAATGCGTTTGCGTTGTTAGGACGAACACTTCGCTGACCTCTACTATGCGCACCTGTGTACACAGGAATGCACACATCCTGCATTCATTTCCTTTACATTTTTTTACTGATCTGTGGTAACATCGCTTTGTATACCTTCATGCCGCTCCGTCGTGCGTTGCATTACCTACACACTGCTGATGAGGTCGTAATAAGACCGAAACACCTGTTTGGTCCCGGTATTGTAGCATTTGAGTTTAATATTCGTTGCGACCTGCAATGGTggtctaccaagtgttcaaagAGCAAGCTATATTCAGCCATATACATATTATAGTAGAGCTAAGTGTAGTGAGAACCACAAGCACAGTAGACCCGAATCAAGACTGTGGCAAGCGATAAGTGTGAAGTGCGGGGAAGGATTACCTCATTGCTGCGGTCGGATTTGGATAATGGGCGGAAGAGGGCCTCTCTAGTAGGCGATTCGACGGAGGGAAAACAAGCCACAGGACGAACTTGAAGATGTCATAGGCATATAAATGTATGGCCGTATAGGCGATGGAGCCATACGTGAGAGGTGGGCAATATCAGGCATAGCTGAGGTCACTGCTGAGGTGCTGAGGTGAGAGCACTGCAGTCCCGTGTGAGCCATTGGAAATAGAGCTATGGGTGTGCAGCACAGGCACAGTGCTTGCTCTCTCGAACCTCGAAAATGTTGCCCTGGCGAGATTACGGGAAGTTGAAGCTACTTGGGCACGAAGTGACGGTGCCGCCCCGCAGCACCCATCTGGTGTGTCCTGCAGAGGTGGTTGGATGGGCAGGTTCGGAGGGTGCTTTCAGAAATCGCGTAGTCCCAGAGCTGGCACAGTCGTACGAGATCAAGTGCTGTTCGTGTCTTCCACACGGAAGCGTTATGGGCCATCGTACGAGGAATACAATAGCAGTTTTGGCTCTTAAGGGTATTGAGGTACCCTAGTATTGGCAGCACCTTACACAAAAGACAAATTTGGCTTTAGCCTAGGGTGCCTTAGTACAAGCTCCCACAGAGCGCGCTAGTATTGCGGTGCCCTACTTTAGCCTTCGTCAACGCGTCCCCTGTGGCATAGAGAGCCTAAGCTAATCTAAGAAAGGATAAGAAAACGTTTTTATTGGGTGCGTAAGGAGCACATCTTTCGCTCCAGAGGGAGtgacactatatatatatatatataccataCCCCACTAGGAGCCTCTGCTTAACGCTCCAAATGCGCGTCACCTGTATTGCTAACCACTTCCGCTCATATGTTCCGCTTCGGCGAGCGCGAGGACCGTCTCTTCTTCGTTCGTGGAGTCAGTTGACGTAGAAGGAAGTACTACCGTACAGGTACGGCGTATCCAAAGCCACTGAGGTGCATCGACGAGCCTTCTATGTCACTTGAATGCCGCTTAAAGGCGTGAAAACTTGCGGAACTACGTCACTGCACTTCCGTTTCGGTCGTTCTCAGCCCGTGACTCCGTCTTTGAGATGGAGTCACACAGTTCGGCTCGAGTTGCGCGCTCCGGCTGTGCGTTTGCTCCTTTGGTGGACAGAGTCTCTCTTGACTCTGGAGTAGTtatatacgctatgcaagtaggtcagacATCTGAGCGTCCCTCCAGTTttcctctctcccctattgcctGTGGAGCAATGTCATTGGCCCCTCTCCCAAACAAGGGGTAAGATTTCATGGTGGCACGCACGTGGTTTCTTTTATGCACCCATGCCGGTCAAGAGCCTTAatgctgccttgtgagtggacagacacttaGTCACGTGGTTTATTCACACTTTACCCTCTCCCCCGAGCAGAGACTGTCGTAGCGTGTTTAGCGCACCCAATGGAATTCGCTCTAAGGACTCCTGgagaaagaacaaaagaaaaagaaacgaaaaaatgtcgcgtccgttccagtcgatttcgaaacttgGTGTCATTGTATTCCATTTTATTGACCACTGCCCACGGTATCGAAGACCCCACGCGGAATAGTTGGCGCAGTTTCACTGCTATTCGGTCGAATGCATGAAAAAGAGCAggcgccggatgttgagagcatgccggaattccctctctgggaaAAAGGCGAAAACGTCATTCCCCACCCCGccaatcagagcacggcctTGAGAAAGGGGATGCCGCGGCGCTGCatgcgtctggacggcgcctttttCCTCTGATTgaggccctctcactcctcctcttagggagtgacgtcacgctgataCCATTGTTGCCGGAGCCTCCGCAGCTGCGGCCATGATAAAGTGGCTCGTGTTTTTCATCGTTGTTTCTTTTCATGGTTGTGCACGCGTAAAGCTGCCTCTCGATAATCTCGATAATTCGCGAGGCAAAATGCTTCGGAAAAAGCAACCCATAGCCAGCGCGACACCCTCCAGCCCCCAGCTCCTTTCGAACACCCTTCTCTTAAAATCTAATAACGCCGCGAGCAGTTGTTCAGTTTGAGTGAAGTATGGATGGTAGTGATTCGGCCATAGAAACTTTCCTCAGAGTTCGCCTCATGCAGCGTGAGGGCCTCAGAGAATGATGATTTCGTGCTTCCTCCACTTTTGTGATCAGCCACAAAATACAGATGGCACGAACGATAATTCTGTTGTGCATTAGAAAAATATGTCTGAATCCAACACGTTCAACGATGTtcgtttgtttgtaagaagaaaaaaaagaggagcgTTCAACGATATTTCGCTGAGTTTGCCCTCAAGCTAGGCGCAAGGTGTAACAGAGTCACGTAACAGGTATACACAACACATAACATTGTCGCAACGGAAACAACCATGTCGTGCGTGGGTTGTGAAACAAGGACGGAAGGTACACGACCACCTCGAGCCATTGCCCGCGCACTCAGTGGGAAGCAAGAAAAAAGTCGTCCGCTGTAAAATTCTTCCGTGGCGACGCTTTGCAGATTCCTCGAAAGTAGAGCGTCCCTCTACAGACGCCTTGCATTGCTGCACGACGGCTGTGTCACTGACACGACCGCCATCTGCCTATATTTAGCCTCGATGACAGGGTGTATAATACATGGCTAAAGCGGTAACCACATTAGCGATGATATTTCCAGAAATGTGCgaggatttctttttttttttttatagaaagcAGGCGTACAATATCTGTGCGGGATCTCTCGAGGGGAATTAATTAGTCCACGTGGATGGACATGTCTCTCTAGAGCCCCAATGGCTCTGGAGTATCAGTAACTCCCTTTCGGGCGGTCTGTGTTTCGGCTCTGGAACTCATTGAcactgtttcttctttctctttctttttttttttgtgaggagAGGGTGAGACAAGGAGTGATGAGCACTCTAGGAGGAGGCAAACTTGAAATACTTCACAAGGCTAACTGCGTGAATACTCCTTCAGTCGTCGAAGGGCACCTACTCCGTTTAACGCGTCGTATCTTTTAAAATACAGAATAAAGCCTACGTAGCacgcgaggaggaggaggaggttgtAAAACGGAAGCGTTCTGTAGAAGGGCACACGACGACCTACAGCAATCACACACGCCTGACAGTGCTTACACTGGTGGGGAATACTTACAAAGGGCTACCTTAAGTGCGTCTTGTACTTATGGGAAACTTATGGGAAAATACCAAaacgtttgtgtttcttttcaTTTGTGTTTTTGTGTCTGAAGTACATTTTTGAGGAAGAAATCTAT
This genomic stretch from Ornithodoros turicata isolate Travis chromosome 9, ASM3712646v1, whole genome shotgun sequence harbors:
- the LOC135368347 gene encoding uncharacterized protein LOC135368347; this translates as MPDSRRRLVPTPSEQFEVRNPARQIPYTALLTIAVLWGTVIFAPVAYFWLGLYLHGATDEPREVTTADIWSVYMGIENTEASHPSDSGGITQAVNKTSSIGTNTKASSQPSSPSTESPTQSRRFSAKLKATPARTIPPTVRVRTVPGTTPTSTSRRRIRTLSSKHATIRTFRTRRTVHTSTGRRRRSTRSTRSTTPSIEELPTYTGDFDIEEPDFMVRSYPIPVKQAGVIFSTVTSLLRLQLNNST